One stretch of Streptomyces sp. A2-16 DNA includes these proteins:
- a CDS encoding PucR family transcriptional regulator ligand-binding domain-containing protein: MRLRALLDTDALGLRLLGGEDELDRTVRGVMTTDLRDPSRYLSGGEVVLTGLAWRRDAADSEPFVRLLVQAGVVALAAGEAELGDVPDDLVVACARHRLPLFAVHESVAFATITEHVVRQVSGERAGDLAAVVDRHRRMMTSGPAGGGPDVVLDLLGSDLDLRAWVLSPTGRLIAGPKVSGPGLPADTCAKLAAEHLAAARTGRRGPHRVTLGASAYSLFPVRSSGRSPHASRDVRETVLSDWLLAVEADAGDWPEERLDLLQGVTQLIAVERDRRDAARTVRRRLAQEILELVQTGAAPAEIAARLRVAAPVLLPGLGAAPHWQVVVARVEWQDGGLEGGPVAQSLLEEILVDPLATGPEPSDRLAVAHTGDEAIALVPLPAVSSEHDGSESGILADALLEAVRDPLAAGLDDDGRVTLGVSASVHSAEGLRGALEEARHARRVAAARPGRVCAAGHQELASHVLLLPFVPDDVRRAFTARLLDPLRDYDRRHRAELIPTLEAFLDCDGSWTRCATRLHLHVNTLRYRVGRIEQLTSRDLSRLEDKLDFFLALRMS, translated from the coding sequence ATGCGGCTGCGCGCACTGCTGGACACCGACGCGCTGGGCCTGCGGCTGCTCGGCGGCGAGGACGAACTGGATCGCACCGTGCGCGGTGTGATGACCACGGACCTGCGCGACCCCAGCCGCTACCTCTCGGGCGGGGAGGTCGTCCTGACGGGCCTCGCCTGGCGCCGGGACGCCGCCGACTCGGAGCCTTTCGTACGACTCCTGGTGCAGGCCGGGGTGGTGGCGCTGGCGGCCGGCGAGGCGGAGCTGGGCGATGTCCCGGACGACCTGGTCGTCGCGTGTGCCCGGCACCGGCTCCCGCTGTTCGCGGTGCACGAGTCGGTGGCCTTCGCGACGATCACCGAGCATGTCGTACGGCAGGTCTCGGGCGAGCGGGCGGGCGACCTGGCCGCCGTGGTGGACCGCCACCGCCGCATGATGACCTCGGGCCCGGCAGGGGGCGGCCCGGACGTCGTCCTCGATCTGCTCGGCTCGGACCTGGACCTGCGCGCCTGGGTGCTCTCCCCCACCGGCCGCCTGATCGCGGGCCCGAAGGTGTCGGGCCCCGGCCTCCCGGCGGACACCTGCGCCAAGCTGGCGGCCGAGCACCTGGCCGCTGCCCGCACGGGCCGCCGCGGACCGCACCGGGTCACGCTCGGAGCGTCGGCGTACTCCCTCTTCCCGGTCCGCAGTTCGGGCCGCTCCCCCCACGCCTCCAGGGACGTGCGCGAGACGGTCCTGTCCGACTGGCTCCTGGCGGTGGAGGCGGACGCGGGCGACTGGCCGGAGGAGCGCCTGGACCTCCTGCAGGGCGTCACCCAGCTGATCGCGGTCGAGCGGGACCGCAGGGACGCGGCCCGCACGGTCCGCCGCCGCCTGGCCCAGGAGATCCTGGAACTGGTCCAGACGGGAGCGGCCCCGGCCGAGATCGCCGCCCGCCTGAGGGTCGCCGCCCCGGTCCTCCTGCCCGGTCTGGGAGCGGCCCCGCACTGGCAGGTCGTGGTGGCGAGGGTCGAATGGCAGGACGGCGGGCTGGAGGGCGGCCCGGTGGCCCAGTCCCTCCTGGAGGAGATCCTGGTCGACCCGCTCGCGACCGGCCCCGAACCCTCCGACCGCCTGGCGGTGGCGCACACCGGCGACGAGGCGATCGCGCTCGTCCCCCTGCCCGCGGTCTCCAGCGAACACGACGGCTCGGAGTCGGGCATCCTCGCGGACGCACTGCTCGAAGCGGTCCGGGACCCCCTCGCGGCCGGACTGGACGACGACGGCCGGGTCACCCTGGGCGTCAGCGCGTCGGTCCACTCGGCGGAGGGCCTGCGGGGCGCCCTGGAGGAGGCCCGGCACGCGCGCAGAGTCGCGGCGGCACGCCCCGGCAGAGTCTGCGCGGCGGGTCACCAGGAACTCGCCTCGCACGTCCTGCTGCTCCCCTTCGTCCCCGACGACGTGCGCCGGGCTTTCACGGCCCGCCTCCTTGACCCTCTTCGCGACTACGACCGCCGCCACCGGGCCGAGCTGATCCCCACCCTGGAGGCCTTCCTGGACTGCGACGGCTCCTGGACCCGCTGCGCGACGCGCCTCCACCTGCACGTCAACACGCTGCGCTACCGCGTCGGACGGATCGAGCAGTTGACGAGCCGCGACCTCTCACGCCTCGAGGACAAGCTGGATTTCTTCCTGGCACTGCGGATGAGCTGA
- a CDS encoding FAD binding domain-containing protein, protein MDFLRPASWEEALAAKAEHPTAVPIAGGTDVMVEINFDHRRPEYLLDLNRVTDLTEWEVGEDAVRLGASVPYTHIMEHLRGELPGLALASHTVASPQIRNRGGVGGNLGTASPAGDAHPALLAAGAEVEVESVRGSRLIPIDEFYTGVKRNALAADELIRAVRIKKADGPQQYSKVGTRNAMVIAVCAFGLALHPRTRTVRTGIGSAAPTPVRAKAAEEFLNAALEEGGFWDNGKIITPSVAKQFADLCAAACNPIDDVRGTASYRRHAVGIMARRTLTWTWESYRGTDGRAIEKGSAA, encoded by the coding sequence ATGGACTTCCTTCGCCCCGCCAGCTGGGAGGAGGCGCTCGCCGCCAAGGCTGAGCACCCCACCGCTGTGCCCATCGCGGGCGGCACCGACGTGATGGTCGAGATCAACTTCGACCATCGGCGGCCCGAGTACCTGCTCGACCTGAACCGCGTCACGGACCTCACCGAGTGGGAGGTCGGCGAGGACGCCGTGCGGCTCGGCGCCTCCGTGCCGTACACCCACATCATGGAGCACCTGCGCGGCGAGCTCCCGGGCCTGGCCCTCGCCTCGCACACCGTGGCCTCCCCGCAGATCCGCAACCGCGGCGGCGTCGGCGGCAACCTCGGCACCGCCTCCCCGGCCGGGGACGCCCACCCCGCCCTCCTCGCGGCCGGCGCCGAGGTCGAGGTGGAGTCCGTACGGGGATCGCGTCTCATCCCGATCGACGAGTTCTACACCGGCGTGAAGCGCAACGCGCTGGCCGCCGACGAGCTCATTCGCGCCGTGCGCATCAAGAAGGCCGACGGGCCGCAGCAGTACAGCAAGGTGGGCACCAGGAACGCCATGGTCATCGCCGTGTGCGCCTTCGGGCTCGCACTGCACCCGCGGACGCGGACCGTGCGGACCGGGATCGGTTCGGCCGCCCCCACCCCCGTGCGGGCCAAGGCCGCCGAGGAGTTCTTGAACGCCGCCCTCGAGGAAGGCGGGTTCTGGGACAACGGAAAGATCATCACCCCTTCGGTCGCCAAGCAGTTCGCGGACCTGTGCGCCGCCGCCTGCAACCCGATCGACGACGTCCGGGGCACGGCGAGCTACCGCCGCCACGCGGTCGGCATCATGGCCCGCCGCACCCTGACCTGGACCTGGGAGTCGTACCGCGGCACCGACGGTCGGGCCATCGAGAAGGGGAGTGCCGCGTAA
- a CDS encoding (2Fe-2S)-binding protein: MRVNFTVNGRPQEADDVWEGESLLYVLRERLGLPGSKNACEQGECGSCTVRLDGVPVCSCLVAAGQVEGREVVTVEGLADYAKQRSCGQHAVEGQDSQTGEGAELAPIQQAFIDAGAVQCGFCTPGLLVAADEMLEHNPNPSDADIREALSGNLCRCTGYEKIMDAVRLAAARQSQGV; encoded by the coding sequence ATGCGTGTCAATTTCACGGTCAACGGTCGTCCGCAGGAAGCCGACGACGTCTGGGAGGGCGAGTCCCTTCTCTACGTGCTGCGGGAGCGGCTCGGGCTGCCCGGCTCGAAGAACGCCTGCGAACAGGGCGAGTGCGGGTCGTGCACCGTGCGGCTGGACGGCGTTCCGGTGTGCTCGTGCCTGGTCGCGGCCGGGCAGGTCGAGGGGCGCGAGGTCGTCACCGTCGAGGGTCTGGCCGACTACGCCAAGCAGCGGTCCTGCGGGCAGCACGCCGTCGAGGGCCAGGACTCGCAGACCGGCGAGGGGGCTGAACTCGCCCCGATCCAGCAGGCGTTCATCGACGCCGGCGCCGTCCAGTGCGGCTTCTGCACGCCGGGACTGCTGGTCGCCGCCGACGAGATGCTGGAGCACAACCCCAACCCGAGCGACGCGGACATCCGCGAGGCGCTCTCGGGCAACCTGTGCCGGTGCACCGGCTACGAAAAGATCATGGACGCGGTCCGCCTCGCGGCCGCCCGGCAGTCCCAGGGGGTCTGA